One stretch of Cyclopterus lumpus isolate fCycLum1 chromosome 10, fCycLum1.pri, whole genome shotgun sequence DNA includes these proteins:
- the si:ch211-235e9.8 gene encoding calphotin isoform X5: MSSVPGGSGENIVYTLLCGGAMVAAVSYTYSTVNTDSARFNDRVAEINARPKTEWVPKPWPPKSRDEDEAGEEEEVAAEEASEEAEAELVGEAAASDGEGETVAEEVVEVVAEVAEEVAEEVAEAVQEVETVAEEVAHAAEAVQETAQAEADSNVPLAAAAALEVPKITEELAPAVEEIDESLAPVEEASKPAEEALAPVEFVAAEEVPAPVEVAPVAEEATAPVVEEAPTPVEVVPVVEEAPAPVEVAPVVEEAPAPVEVAPVVEEAPAPVEVVPVVEEAPAPVEVAPVVEEAPAPVEVVPVVEEAPAPVEVAPVVEEAPAPVEVAPVVEEAPAPVEVAPVVEEAPAPVEVVPVVEEAPAPVEVLPVGEDAPVEVVPALAPVEVAPVVEEAPVLVEVAPVVEEAAVEAAPAEEAPAPVEEALAAVEPEVTTAAAEEPVTTAVEEEVAATPAAEVSPVVVEETAGETLAEVPKREYIVVVLEGTPKADKSPKVLGVGPMTGRIIPAPDNDPASEGRRRLLRMQMQ, encoded by the exons ATGTCGTCGGTCCCCGGAGGGTCCGGCGAGAACATCGTCTACACCTTGCTGTGTGGTGGAGCCATGGTGGCCGCCGTGTCATAC ACCTACAGCACTGTGAACACGGACAGCGCCAGGTTCAACGATCGCGTTGCAGAAATCAATGCGCGGCCCAAGACCGAGTGGGTACCTAAACCATGGCCCCCGAAGA GCAGGGACGAAGACGAGG ctggagaggaggaggaagtggcaGCAGAGGAGGCCAGCGAAGAGGCCGAAGCAGAGCTCGTTGGCGAGGCCGCGGCCTCTGATGGCGAGGGAGAGACCGTGGCCGAGGAGGTCGTCGAGGTGGTCGCCGAAGTGGCCGAGGAAGTGGCGGAGGAAGTAGCCGAGGCCGTGCAGGAAGTGGAGACGGTCGCTGAAGAAGTGGCTCACGCGGCCGAAGCGGTCCAGGAGACCGCCCAGGCGGAGGCCGACAGCAACG TGCCGCTGGCAGCTGCCGCCGCTCTAGAGGTACCAAAGATAACGGAAGAGTTGGCACCGGCTGTTGAAGAAATCGATGAGTCCCTGGCACCAGTTGAGGAGGCTAGTAAGCCAGCAGAAGAGGCCCTTGCCCCAGTAGAATTTGTAGCCGCAGAAGAGGTCCCTGCACCAGTTGAGGTTGCACCAGTGGCTGAAGAGGCTACCGCACCAGTGGTTGAAGAGGCCCCTACACCGGTAGAGGTTGTACCAGTGGTTGAAGAGGCCCCTGCACCGGTAGAGGTTGCACCAGTGGTTGAAGAGGCCCCTGCACCGGTAGAGGTTGCACCAGTGGTTGAAGAGGCCCCTGCACCGGTAGAGGTTGTACCAGTGGTTGAAGAGGCCCCTGCACCGGTAGAGGTTGCACCAGTGGTTGAAGAGGCCCCTGCACCGGTAGAGGTTGTACCAGTGGTTGAAGAGGCCCCTGCACCGGTAGAGGTTGCACCAGTGGTTGAAGAGGCCCCTGCACCGGTAGAGGTTGCACCAGTGGTTGAAGAGGCCCCTGCACCGGTAGAGGTTGCACCAGTGGTTGAAGAGGCTCCTGCACCGGTAGAGGTTGTACCAGTGGTTGAAGAGGCTCCTGCACCGGTAGAGGTTTTACCAGTGGGTGAAGATGCACCGGTAGAAGTTGTACCAGCCCTTGCCCCGGTAGAGGTTGCACCAGTGGTTGAAGAGGCCCCAGTACTGGTTGAGGTTGCACCAGTGGTTGAAGAGGCAGCGGTAGAGGCTGCACCAGCAGAAGAGGCCCCAGCACCGGTTGAAGAAGCCTTGGCAGCAGTAGAACCTGAAGTTaccacagctgctgctgaagaacCAGTCACCACCGCAGTTGAAGAAGAAGTTGCGGCAACCCCCGCTGCAGAAGTAAGCCCTGTGGTGGTGGAAGAAACAGCTGGCGAGACCTTGGCAGAAGTTCCAAAGAGAGAGTACATTGTTGTGGTCCTGGAAGGAACACCTAAAGCTGATAAATCTCCCAAAGTGCTTGGAGTGGGGCCCATGACTGGTAGAATCATCCCAGCTCCAGACAACGACCCTGCTTCTGAG GGTAGGCGACGCCTTCTTAGGATGCAAATGCAGTAG
- the si:ch211-235e9.8 gene encoding uncharacterized protein si:ch211-235e9.8 isoform X8, producing the protein MFSCRAAWQRCGPLARKAAFRLPRDVVQRRPMSSVPGGSGENIVYTLLCGGAMVAAVSYTYSTVNTDSARFNDRVAEINARPKTEWVPKPWPPKSRDEDEV; encoded by the exons ATGTTTTCCTGCAGAGCGGCGTGGCAAAGGTGCGGGCCTCTGGCGCGGAAAGCAGCCTTCAGGTTGCCCCGGGATG TTGTGCAGCGGCGACCGATGTCGTCGGTCCCCGGAGGGTCCGGCGAGAACATCGTCTACACCTTGCTGTGTGGTGGAGCCATGGTGGCCGCCGTGTCATAC ACCTACAGCACTGTGAACACGGACAGCGCCAGGTTCAACGATCGCGTTGCAGAAATCAATGCGCGGCCCAAGACCGAGTGGGTACCTAAACCATGGCCCCCGAAGA GCAGGGACGAAGACGAGG TGTAA